The genomic window GCATTGAAGTCGCCGATGCCCTGAACTGGCAGAGCCAGCGTCAGTTCGACGCCATCTGCATCACCGGTGCGGTTGAAACCGTTCCGGTGGAACTGCTGAAGCTGCTGCGCAGCGGCGGCCGCCTGTTTGCCATCCGCGGCGTTTCGCCGGTGATGGAAGCAGTGCTGGTGCAGGCCGACGGCAGCATCGCCTCGCTGTTCGAAACCGATCTTGATTACCTGCAGGGCGCTGCGCCCGCACCGCAATTCCAACTCTGAAACCTTCCAAGGAAGCCGCAATGATCCGCCGATCCCTCACCCTTGCGCTGGCAGTCGCCCTCACTCCGCTGACTTCCCATGCCGCCGACCTGTTGCAGGTCTACGAAATGGCCCGCAACGGTGACACGCAGCTGGCTGCGGCCGAGTCCACGCGCCTGTTCGACAAGGAAGGCCAGGTGCAGGCACGTGCGGCACTGCTGCCGCAGATCGGCGGTGAGGCTTCGTTGACCCGCAACCACAGCAATTTGGACAGAGTCGCGGCTGGCGTCAGCGGCAGCAATACCACGAAGAGCCGCACCTACGGCATCAACGGCAGCCAGACCCTGTTCAACTGGAGCCAGTTCGCCAACCTGCGTGCGCAGCGCGACGTCAGCAAGGCCGCAGACTTCACCTTGGATTCGGCCAATGACGAGCTGGTCGTACGTACCGCGACCACGTACTTCAATGTGCTGGTCGGCATTGAATCGCTGACCGCCGCCGAGACCAACGAAGCCGCTGCCAAGAAGCAGTTCGACTACGCCGACAAGCGCCTGGAAGTGGGCCTGGCGCCGATCACCGACATGCATGAAGCACGCGCCCAGTACGACCAGGCACGTGCCGATACGATCCTCGCCCGCAACGCACTGGAAGACGCCTATCAGGCGCTGACCGAGCTGACTGGCCAGCCGGTGCGCGATGTGCGCGGCCTGCCCGTCGACTTCCGCCCGGAAGTGCCGGCCAACCGCGGCAACGTCGACCAGCTGGTCACCGATGCAGTCGCACGCAAC from Stenotrophomonas nitritireducens includes these protein-coding regions:
- a CDS encoding TolC family outer membrane protein translates to MIRRSLTLALAVALTPLTSHAADLLQVYEMARNGDTQLAAAESTRLFDKEGQVQARAALLPQIGGEASLTRNHSNLDRVAAGVSGSNTTKSRTYGINGSQTLFNWSQFANLRAQRDVSKAADFTLDSANDELVVRTATTYFNVLVGIESLTAAETNEAAAKKQFDYADKRLEVGLAPITDMHEARAQYDQARADTILARNALEDAYQALTELTGQPVRDVRGLPVDFRPEVPANRGNVDQLVTDAVARNPALKAQELQVSAAESNVSAARGGHYPTLSLGGSWGKSARWGDSTGAGSATPDATTNSIGLTLNVPIFAGGATQSGVRQALARRDIAQDTFEQQKRALDRNTRNAYQALVAGISEVEARRLTVVSAQSAYDASQVGLEVGTRTVLDVVQNQRTLFRAQVDYAQSRYNFLLSRLQLSQAIGDLEISEVQDINRLLTVDAASKLQSNPQ